A stretch of Mytilus edulis chromosome 11, xbMytEdul2.2, whole genome shotgun sequence DNA encodes these proteins:
- the LOC139495050 gene encoding uncharacterized protein translates to MADSVVCRDKRGRFSKTLQETSEPEVAENIEIDHNYGVGHLCIAGATGCAVCCPGIDKLLGSTKINTSTSWHSGRRLVEWGTLLDHLKFCSRCYNGPLILSHETIKGEMKCGLGGYLYIQCTSCQELNRVPYGSTHKENPSSNMSKGMPSLCVNTKLGAAMIDALGGPQRVNNVLSTLNLPPISHKNLKVMERRAGEMIEGFANLSMDQRCREAFEAEKSNAAEDENGTENMLETNTDSHTDMTDTNTDSHTDMTDTNSNNRNESVPAVNFSGMTVCADHGWQKRGFDSLTGHTFLMSKREYGNKVIKTIVKHRTCGTCKWWKRNRPGRKPRPHRCVWNHRGSARLMESQAGMQAVKELLEQGTPVKTIEGDGDNTLIARLKSELNLTVTKKFDKNHTIKNIVARLYDLQKNNKNLKISSLVIRHLTKSIKYVFAKNQGQPDDMKNNLEALIPHQFGDHSLCQPRFCGYKRKPSVKYLHRSLPYKTPLSDPVLREKLQNLFEPVILKAASYADLGSSQACEHANRAASLRAPKHLHYGESESLDFRVKASAACINEGRNYLSETFKRHGLSPGSFTVPYNSKKDHEREKRQKKSKLPEQKLRRFKLKEERITSKGACEATEGASYESEISFSEQAEDIERIPDAIPKPLFTAVSSLDNPTFVIIDLETTDLIRRNIIPHIVQIAAKEHRTQTSFNRYIPPQLPMSNEAEKVTGIVWDGRKLFYKGVELDFVNIKVAISDFFMWLNQFSNAVLVAHNGKNFDFRVLSTAVYNCNMYDNFTQIVMGFIDSLALFRSNFPKIEKYNQPFLAQHFCKEEYNAHNAVDDVNMLDKILIAANVSKELMLKLCYNSNSHLLQENFIKAKAKNLPSFHPLIASGVMKMTTAENIAGSGLNCAHLKLIYTRKGEDGLIDVLMSKTAFGKPRVSNDKKIMCSVVQKIGNMFSEL, encoded by the exons ATGGCCGACTCGGTCGTCTGTCGCGACAAACGGGGGAGGTTTTCAAAGACACTACAAGAAACAAGTGAACCTGAAGTTgcagaaaacattgaaattgaCCACAATTATGGTGTGGGACACTTATGTATAGCCGGAGCAACAGGCTGTGCCGTTTGCTGCCCCGGCATTGACAAACTTTTGGGGAGTACAAAGATAAATACCAGTACCTCCTGGCATTCTGGGAGAAGATTGGTGGAATGGGGAACACTGCTGGACCATCTTAAATTTTGTTCGAGGTGTTATAACGGCCCTCTTATATTAAGCCACGAGACTATAAAAGGAGAGATGAAGTGTGGACTGGGTGGCTATCTTTATATCCAGTGCACATCGTGCCAGGAATTGAACAGGGTTCCATATGGATCAACGCACAAAGAAAACCCAAGTTCCAACATGTCCAAGGGCATGCCAAGTTTATGTGTGAATACTAAGCTTGGGGCAG cAATGATTGATGCCTTAGGTGGTCCTCAGAGGGTAAACAATGTACTGTCCACTTTGAACCTGCCACCTATTTCACATAAGAATTTAAAAGTTATGGAAAGAAGAGCAGGGGAAATGATAGAAGGTTTTGCCAATTTAAGTATGGATCAAAGATGCAGAGAGGCATTTGAAGCTGAAAAGAG CAATGCTGCAGAGGATGAAAATGGAACTGAGAATATGCTGGAGACTAATACTGATAGTCATACTGACATGACAGATACTAATACTGATAGTCATACTGACATGACAGATACTAATTCAAATAATAG AAATGAATCTGTGCCAGCTGTTAATTTTTCTGGAATGACTGTTTGTGCTGACCATGGATGGCAGAAAAGGGGATTTGATAGTTTAACTG GTCATACATTTTTGATGAGCAAGCGTGAGTATGGTAATAAAGTTATCAAAACAATTGTTAAGCATCGTACGTGTGGAACATGCAAATGGTGGAAGAGAAATAGGCCAGGTAGAAAACCAAGACCACACAGATGTGTGTGGAATCACAGAGGGTCAGCTAGATTGATGGAAAGCCAAGCAGGAATGCAGGCTGTCAAAGAGTTACTGGAACAAGGAACCCCTGTAAAGACTATCGAGGGAGATGGGGATAACACATTGATAGCAAGGCTAAAATCTGAACTTAATTTAACAGTTActaaaaaatttgacaaaaatcataCCATCAAAAACATTGTTGCCAGATTATATgatctacaaaaaaataacaagaatttgaAAATTAGCAGCTTAGTcataagacatttgacaaaatccatcAAATATGTTTTTGCCAAAAATCAAGGTCAACCAGATGACATGAAAAATAACCTGGAAGCATTAATTCCACACCAATTTGGGGATCATAGCCTCTGTCAACCCAGGTTCTGTGGCTACAAAAGGAAACCTAGTGTGAAATACCTTCATAGAAGCTTACCATACAAGACTCCACTATCAGATCCTGTTTTACGAGAAAAACTGCAAAATCTTTTTGAGCCAGTCATTTTGAAGGCAGCTTCTTATGCAGATTTAGGGTCTAGCCAGGCATGTGAGCATGCAAATAGAGCAGCTTCCTTGCGTGCTCCAAAACATCTGCACTATGGAGAGAGTGAAAGCTTGGACTTTCGAGTAAAAGCCTCTGCTGCCTGTATTAATGAAGGAAGAAACTACTTGTCCGAG ACATTCAAAAGACATGGACTTTCTCCTGGAAGTTTCACAGTCCCTTACAATTCCAAGAAAGACCATGAAAGAGAAAAAAggcaaaagaaatcaaaattaccaGAACAAAAATTAAGACGATTTAAACTTAAAGAAGAAAGAATTACATCCAAAGGAGCCTGTGAGGCAACAGAAGGAGCTAGCTATGAATCTG AAATAAGTTTTAGTGAACAAGCTGAGGACATTGAGAGGATTCCAGATGCTATCCCGAAGCCTTTATTTACGGCAGTGTCCTCTTTAGACAACCCAACTTTTGTCATCATTGATTTAGAAACTACAGATTTGA TCAGAAGAAACATCATTCCTCACATAGTACAGATAGCTGCCAAAGAACACAGAACTCAAACCAGTTTCAACCGTTACATACCACCACAGCTACCAATGTCTAATGAAGCTGAAAAGGTGACTGGTATTGTTTGGGATGGACGAAAGCTTTTTTACAAAGGTGTTGAACTAGACTTTGTTAATATAAAGGTTGCCatatctgatttttttatgtGGTTAAATCAATTCAGTAATGCTGTACTTGTAGCACATAATGGGAAAAATTTTGATTTTCGGGTTTTGTCAACAGCTGTTTATAACTGTAATATGTATGATAATTTTACTCAGATTGTTATGGGATTTATAGACTCATTGGCCCTTTTTAGATCAAACTTTcccaaaatagaaaaatataatcAGCCATTTTTAGCACAACATTTTTGTAAGGAGGAATATAATGCCCACAATGCTGTGGATGATGTAAATATGCTTGATAAAATACTCATTGCTGCTAATGTTTCTAAAGAACTAATGCTTAAACTTTGTTACAATTCTAATTCTCATTTACTGCAAGAAAACTTCATCAAAGCAAAAGCTAAAAACTTGCCAAGCTTTCATCCCCTGATTGCTAGCGGTGTAATGAAAATGACAACAGCAGAGAATATTGCTGGATCAGGTTTGAACTGTGCTcatttaaaacttatttataCTCGTAAAGGAGAAGATGGACTTATTGATGTTCTTATGTCTAAAACTGCTTTTGGTAAGCCAAGAGTttctaatgataaaaaaataatgtgttctgTGGTACAAAAAATAGGCAATATGTTCTCAGAATTGTGA